CACCCCAAAGGTAACCGGCTTCTTGCCTGCGCAGCACCCCGCCTGTTCCCATGGTCCATGGGGTGATGGTGCATGAGCGGACTGCGCGTCGTACCGACCTGGCGCCATGGTCAGGAGCGGCTGTACGTCTGCCTCACGGACGGCACGAACATCGCCTGGTACGACCGTGAGGCGGCCCGGATCAATCTGCTGAGAGAGGACCGCAGAGAGGATGTGCTCGATGTCCTCGGGCCCTTCCTGACCGGCCCGGTGGCCGTGGGCCCGCCCCCGGTGCCGACGCCCGCCGAACTGGCCCGTCTCACCCTCCACCCGGACGACGACCTCGCGCCCAACCGGCCCGGCGAGGCCCTCCAGATCGCCCTGGACCGGGATCCCGGCTCCCCGCACCTGATCCGCCGCGACCCCCGTCGGCGCGCGCTGGAGGCGGAACAGACCGTGGGGGAGGCGCTGGACAGCCTCGACGGCGCGGGCTGGCACACCCTGCACTCCGTCCCGCTGCCCGGTGGCGACCGCGTCCACCATGTGGTGATCGGTCCCGCCGGACTGTTCGCCGTGCACGCGCTGTACGCCCGCAGGCAGCGGGTCACGGTCGCCGACCCGATGGTCGCCTTCGGTCGCCGCGACCCCCAGCCGCTGCTGCGCCGCGTCCGCGCCGACGCCGACCGTGCCTCCTACGCCCTGACGGCCGAGGTCCACCCGGTCCTCGCCCTCGTCGGCCCCGCAGCCGTGACGGTCCCCCTCCCGCCCCGTGGGGTCCGCGTCCTCGCGGACACCGACCTCGAAGGCCTCGCCCGCCTCGGCGGGGTGCTCAAACCGGCGGACGTGGAGGCCCTGCACGCGATGGCACGGGACCGCCACACCTGGACGAAGGTCTGAGCCGGGGCGCCTGCCCTCACCCGGGGGCGCGGGCCTGCGCACGAGCTGAGGCACCGCCGTGCGGGCGCGGCCGGCCACGACCTGCCCGCGGTCGCCCGACGGTGTGTTCACGGCAGTGGTGCCGCCCGCTCGCTGTCGAGGAGCGGGGCCAGCAGGTCGCCGTAGTCCTGGAGGCGGGGGCCCATGTCCGGCGCCTCGAAGGACAGCTGGGCCGGTGTGCCGCAGTCCTCGACCTCCGTCCAGGTCACCGGTGCCGACACCAGGGGCCGGGGCCGGGCGCGCAGTGTGTAGGGGGTGGCGGTGGTCTTGCGGGCGGCGTTCTGGCTCCAGTCGACGAAGACCTTGCCGGGGCGCAGGTTCCGGGTCATCCGGTGCAGGGCCAGCCGGGGCATCGCCCGCTCCGCCTCCACGGCGAGCTGTTTGGCGTACTCCGACACCTGATCGGACGACGCCCCCCGGACCGCCGCCAGCAGATGCAGACCCTTCGACCCGGCGGTCTTCGGGTACGCCTCGATACCGTCCGCCGCCAGCCGTTCCCGGAGCCAGAGGGCGACCTCGCAGCACTCGACGATCGTCGCGGGCGGCCCCGGATCGAGGTCGAGGACCAGGCGGTCGGCCTCGTCGGGGGTGCCGATCGGCCACTGGTGGGTGTGGAACTCGGTGACCAGGTTGGCGGCCCACATCAGGCTCGGGAGGTCCTGCACGAGCACCATCCGGGCCGGCCCCTCCGAGCGGGGCACCTCGGCGGTGGTGACCCAGTCGGGCGTACCCGGCGGAACGTTCTTGGCGAAGAACACCTGACCCTCGGGGCCGTCCGGATAGCGCAGGAAGGAGACGGGACGGTCCCGCAGATGGGGGAGCAGCACCTCGGCCGTCGTGGCGTAGTAGTGCAGCACCTCGCCCTTGGTGAAGCCGGTGGCCGGATACAGCACCTTTTCCAGATTGCTGAGCGCG
This portion of the Streptomyces canus genome encodes:
- a CDS encoding nuclease-related domain-containing protein; its protein translation is MSGLRVVPTWRHGQERLYVCLTDGTNIAWYDREAARINLLREDRREDVLDVLGPFLTGPVAVGPPPVPTPAELARLTLHPDDDLAPNRPGEALQIALDRDPGSPHLIRRDPRRRALEAEQTVGEALDSLDGAGWHTLHSVPLPGGDRVHHVVIGPAGLFAVHALYARRQRVTVADPMVAFGRRDPQPLLRRVRADADRASYALTAEVHPVLALVGPAAVTVPLPPRGVRVLADTDLEGLARLGGVLKPADVEALHAMARDRHTWTKV
- the ligD gene encoding non-homologous end-joining DNA ligase — its product is MTPITEVEGRRLALSNLEKVLYPATGFTKGEVLHYYATTAEVLLPHLRDRPVSFLRYPDGPEGQVFFAKNVPPGTPDWVTTAEVPRSEGPARMVLVQDLPSLMWAANLVTEFHTHQWPIGTPDEADRLVLDLDPGPPATIVECCEVALWLRERLAADGIEAYPKTAGSKGLHLLAAVRGASSDQVSEYAKQLAVEAERAMPRLALHRMTRNLRPGKVFVDWSQNAARKTTATPYTLRARPRPLVSAPVTWTEVEDCGTPAQLSFEAPDMGPRLQDYGDLLAPLLDSERAAPLP